The DNA segment CATACTTTGTTCATACCCTTCTTGGATTTGGATCTGATTATCCACCATGCCTCTCGTAGTTCTCTACAATACCACACATCAAAAACATATTTACGTGTTATCTCCGTTAGATATAATGTAAGATTGTTGATACGAAAAGATCATTGAACCTTCCTTATAATCAGACAaacaaatattgatttttttttctaataataaaGGAACAAGTCTGCCTTAATAAAGTATTGTGCAATATGaaacttctttttattttccgtatgtattataaaagaatttaattCAAATGGATAGAtagaacatgtaatatatatgtatgaaagAAGAGTAGAGAGATTACCATAACGAAACTAGAAGAGACATAGTCCTCAGTTTTTCTAGGAAGCGTCTGAATATGTTCAACCTGACTGACCTGTTCAATACCATTCACATAAAATTGTAATTTGCTCTAACTACTATTAAGGGAGATACTACAAAAAGAGATAAATAAAAAGGCATAGTAATTATTTGAGGTTTATGTGTCATGATAATCAATCATGTCTTACAATCTTATTAAAACTTATAAAGAGTCCATCGATTTGcaccaaaagaaaatataaaagaaatttatgataaaattttCAACCTTGGATCATGTTGTATTTGGATTAGGTTACCTTAGGGCTATTAACCGGAGAGCTAGCCGTGTCCTCTAGAGAGTCATCCTCAGAAATCTTTTTGGTTCTTGCTTTCCCAAACTTCAACTTGGCCGGAAAATTAACTGGAAAGTTCCGGCCGGAAAAGGCGTCAGTGGCGGCGTCGGAGATCAGAGAAGGAGAGACGCCAAGAAGCGAACAAGAACTCTTGTCTTGATGATCGCTGTCTTCACAATGAGTTCTGTATTGATTTGAGAAATCGTCGAGATAAGTTGTCCATCCACTCTCTTCTTCATGATCACCAGCATGATGATGATCATGATCATCAATATCAACAACATCATCCTGATGATCGAAAGGGGAGTGATTTTGTTCATAAGTATTACAAGAGAATGTATCCATCATGTGGAGAAAGGAGGAATAACCCAAGATAAAATGGAATAGTTCTTTAAGTGGTTGtgttggatatatatatatatatatatatatatatatatatatatatatatatatatatatatatatatatatagaggtcGTTAAATTTCATGGTATTTTAAAAAGGCGAAATAAAATTAATTGGAGAGATAACAATCGGaatcttgatgtagtcatcacaTGGATCCCAAAGCGTTGATCAACATTATTGATGAAAAACCAAAAGCCAACGAGGGACTTCTGAAGAAGTTCCATGTGACATTAAGCTACTTTAGAAATGATGTTTAAGTTCTAACATAATTCATAcattttttagtgaaaaacCGATATACAAgtccatttttattttctaaaatatttgcATATGTATACAAATATGTGGAACAAAacgtttacattattttttcaaaagtaGGATATTGTTAAACTtaagatttgtatggttttgtTCTTCTCAATGATGTCTTCTTATCAGTCGTTTTGACCCTTTAATAAACTTAGATGAGATTTGCCCCAACTTACGTTGATTTGTGgccatttatatattattagatgAGACATTGCTTTCCATCAAATTCATTTATGCAAGTTAACAATGTTGAATGGTAtgagtatatattatatacattatGTAAAATGATTGATGATGATCAAATAAAACGTAGACAAAACCAACACCAAACCACCACGAGGATTACATAAAggaattttctaaataaaaatgaaCTCATTAAGGGTTGGTCAGTGTGAAAAGTAATACAAATAGCCCAATATGCCTTCCTGATGTGGCCACCAGATTTGTAGTTCTTTTTGCTACTtcaaagaataaataaataattaaacccAACTTGTTAAAGGGAaaacttttattaaatttgtaaccgaatacaaaccaaaataaaaggAGAGGGGAGGAGGAATGTTATGTTCGTTGAACTTGACTACGTTTGATGTTGCGTGAGAATGGCAATGCCAAATATGtagactttctttcttttatcgTTTGGCCGTTACAAAATGATGACACTTGAAACAGTTTGGAATTGGATGTGATGTGCACAAACATGTGAAAATGGAATACGATGACGGATTGTTTGTCACCTTATAATAATGGATCACTTTTATAACGGAACTTTGGATAATAACCATTTGTAGTGGTGAAATTGGTCGAGTAGCTTGTAACTTTTTCGTAAGccatgttacaaaaaaaaataccttTTTAGTAAACTGACGTAATAGTTATGCAATTGGACGAAAGCTTCTATCAATCAAACACACAAATTTCGAGATACAaaggaaaatataaataataggAATACAAATTTACGtgatcaactttttttttggatgaatgtgatttaactaaattttttttttataaagaatgATAAATGGTTTTTGAGATTTTAAGAATGGAAAattgaaacaaagaaaaatcgAGATATTTATTAAAGCAGAGTGTTGAGCTTTTGTGGTTTCATCTGCTGATTTGTGGAGCAAACCATCTGCATATCACATCTTCAAACTCTTGGATCCTTGCTCTTCTAATGGAAACGATGCGGTTCCTTACAACTTTTGTCCACAAGTTTGATTAGGGCTGATATCATCAGAGAAATTTCACCATGTCTGCATTTGTTCTCTCTCCAAAGAATTGCTTTACGTGATCAAAAACGCTAcgagtaaataattaacaaGACtagtttttataaagaaaatggGAGAATTCGGATTAATCTTCTAACTTGAGAGTGAGAGCTTGAACTCTAGTGTCTATAGATGTGAGTAGGTAATATTAGGccacataaataaattaataaaaaatcaaaagcgAAATGGTATTTACTATTCTGGAATTTACTGGAACCAAAATTCTCCAGTGGTGATCGAAAGCGGAAacattacaaaaataataagaaaaatgtCACGatctcctctctttttttccATGCTACTTTTCTCTCAGTACcattttttctctgttttcttttcttttttcttgtttttttgaaagaaaataatgaagaaAGCGGGCGAAATCTCCGCCGCATCATCTCTCCATTTCGCTTTTAAAACGGCTAGAAACGGTGCTCCGATCATCCCACGGCGGTGAATGAAAAATAAATcggattttttcttttatatatatatatatatacaaaaacttGTGGAAGATGCTAGAAGTCGATGAGTGGTTCTCCGATGGTGAGATTCCTCTCAACCGTCCATGGCAAGTCGAAGAGCTTGGCCGTGACAAACTTGAAAATCTTATTTACGTTTATGTTGTATGAAGCACTCGAGAAGAAGAGCGTCGCGTTTAGCGCCTTCGCATAGGTTCTCGCCTGGCTAGCAATAGTCCATTGAAGATCAATAGGAAGCTGAATAAACTCATCAAACTTGGTTCCTACCATTACTGGGATTGCCGTCTGCACAAAAAAAAGCACATCAATGTTTTGCTTTGCCCTCATCTAacatatcagttttacaattcTATTTGGATTTAAAACTCtgaatcttaaaacatatttagaTCAGTTAACAATTCAAGTTCATATAACAAGACTAACTATAAAGAGATAAAAATGGTAAATGCTAGTGATGTGTATGAAATTTAAATCTCTCACCTGATTATACTTTCTAGCTTGTTGATACCAGCCAATAACACTGCATAATGACAAAGATAAAAGGAAGTTTAGCCTCaacaatttttttcaaaatcttttcatgttttaaaaagcCTTAAACAGTAATTTGTACCTGTTAAGAGTGCAACGACTGGTGAGATCGAACATGAAGAGAATGGCTACAGAGTCCTTGCAAGCCATGGGGATTTGATCCCGTGATCTCTCAGCTCCTGTAAAAATGTTAATTTAACTTTCTAATTAAGCTAAATATTCCACCAAGACTAAAGTATCATAACATTTCTAACATTACATAATCTA comes from the Brassica rapa cultivar Chiifu-401-42 chromosome A01, CAAS_Brap_v3.01, whole genome shotgun sequence genome and includes:
- the LOC103835026 gene encoding vascular-related unknown protein 1, which translates into the protein MMDTFSCNTYEQNHSPFDHQDDVVDIDDHDHHHAGDHEEESGWTTYLDDFSNQYRTHCEDSDHQDKSSCSLLGVSPSLISDAATDAFSGRNFPVNFPAKLKFGKARTKKISEDDSLEDTASSPVNSPKVSQVEHIQTLPRKTEDYVSSSFVMRTTRGMVDNQIQIQEGYEQSMTMTRNLGEGNINNNNNNMDLRSRGLCVVPISMLANFNGRF